A window of the Lolium perenne isolate Kyuss_39 chromosome 7, Kyuss_2.0, whole genome shotgun sequence genome harbors these coding sequences:
- the LOC127311880 gene encoding vacuolar-sorting receptor 7, whose translation MARRAWPFLAFAAVVAASMVVMPVRGRFVVEKSSVRVLAPEHIRGHHDAAIGNFGVPDYGGTLTGVVLYPDAKATGCAEFHTKFKSKSGRPVILLLDRGECYFALKSWNAQQAGAAAVLIADSIDEQLLTMDTPEASPDTEYIDKINIPSALVNRAFGESLKKMAEKAEAEGEVVVKLDWRESMPHPDERVEYELWTNSNDECGPRCDEQAAFVKSFRGHAQILERGGYARFTPHYITWYCPEAFKLTRQCQSQCINHGRYCAPDPEQDFGAGYEGKDVVVENLRQLCVHRVANETGRPWAWWDYAMDYKLRCSMKEKKYSKTCAEDVVTSLGLPLDKVLECMGDPEADAENAVLTKEQEDQIGRGSRGDVTILPTLVINDVQYRGKLERTAVLKAVCAGFKEGTEPHVCLSDDIETNECLHRNGGCWRDQATNVTACRDTYRGRVCECPVVNGVQYEGDGYTHCKAVGPGRCALNHGGCWWETRGERTFSACSDNALTGCRCPSGFQGDGHTCKDLDECKEKLACTCPDCRCKNTWGSYECSCSKGNQIYIRGEDVCIASSMYRFGWLIGILVVSCAAGLGVAGYVFYKYRLRSYMDSEIMAIMSQYMPLDSQNNEHQPLRQHASDA comes from the exons ATGGCTAGACGTGCTTGGCCGTTCTTGGCCTTCGCTGCCGTGGTGGCGGCGTCGATGGTGGTCATGCCGGTGCGGGGGCGGTTCGTGGTGGAGAAGAGCAGCGTGAGGGTGCTGGCGCCGGAGCACATCAGGggccaccacgacgccgccatCGGCAACTTCGGGGTGCCCGACTACGGCGGCACGCTCACCGGCGTCGTGCTCTACCCGGACGCCAAGGCCACTGGCTGCGCCGAGTTCCACACCAAGTTCAAGTCCAAGTCCGGACGCCCCGTCATCCTGCTGCTTGACCGCGGAG AATGCTACTTTGCGCTCAAGTCGTGGAACGCCCAGCAGGCAGGGGCGGCGGCGGTGCTGATCGCGGACAGCATCGACGAGCAGCTGCTGACGATGGACACCCCCGAGGCGTCGCCGGACACGGAGTACATCGACAAGATCAACATCCCGTCGGCGCTGGTGAACCGCGCCTTCGGGGAGTCCCTAAAGAAGATGGCGGAGAAGGCGGAGGCCGAGGGCGAGGTGGTGGTGAAGCTGGACTGGCGGGAGTCGATGCCGCACCCCGACGAGCGCGTGGAATATGAACTCTGGACCAACAGCAACGACGAGTGCGGGCCGCGGTGCGATGAGCAGGCGGCCTTCGTGAAGAGCTTCCGCGGCCACGCCCAGATCCTGGAGCGCGGCGGGTACGCCCGCTTCACCCCGCACTACATCACCTGGTACTGCCCGGAGGCGTTCAAGCTGACGCGGCAGTGCCAGTCGCAGTGCATCAACCACGGCAGGTACTGTGCGCCGGACCCGGAGCAGGACTTCGGGGCGGGCTACGAGGGCAAGGACGTGGTGGTGGAGAACCTGCGGCAGCTCTGCGTGCACCGCGTGGCCAACGAGACCGGCCGGCCCTGGGCGTGGTGGGACTACGCCATGGACTACAAGCTCCGgtgctccatgaaggagaagaagtACAGCAAGACGTGCGCCGAGGACGTGGTCACCTCGCTTGGGTTGCCGCTGGACAAGGTGCTGGAGTGCATGGGCGATCCCGAAGCTGACGCCGAGAACGCCGTCCTGACCAAGGAGCAGGAGGACCAG ATTGGCCGTGGATCGCGAGGCGATGTGACCATCCTGCCCACGCTGGTCATCAACGACGTTCAGTACAGAG GGAAGCTGGAGAGGACGGCGGTGCTGAAGGCCGTGTGCGCCGGGTTCAAGGAGGGGACCGAACCGCACGTCTGCCTCAGCGACG ACATTGAGACGAACGAGTGCCTGCACAGGAACGGCGGGTGCTGGCGAGACCAGGCGACAAACGTGACCGCCTGCAGG GACACGTACAGGGGCAGGGTGTGCGAGTGCCCGGTGGTGAACGGCGTCCAGTACGAGGGCGACGGCTACACCCACTGCAAAG CTGTCGGGCCGGGCAGGTGCGCGCTGAACCATGGCGGGTGCTGGTGGGAGACCAGAGGGGAACGCACCTTCTCCGCCTGCTCG GACAATGCGCTGACCGGGTGCCGGTGCCCGTCGGGGTTCCAAGGGGACGGCCACACATGCAAAG ATCTGGACGAGTGCAAGGAGAAGCTGGCGTGCACCTGCCCGGACTGCCGCTGCAAGAACACCTGGGGCAGCTACGAGTGCAGCTGCAGCAAGGGCAACCAGATCTACATACGAGGGGAGGATGTCTGCATCG CTAGCAGCATGTACAGGTTTGGCTGGCTCATCGGCATCCTGGTCGTGTCATGCGCCGCCGGCCTAGGGGTCGCCGGCTACGTCTTCTACAAGTACAGGCTCAGG TCGTACATGGACTCGGAGATCATGGCCATCATGTCCCAGTACATGCCGCTCGACAGCCAGAACAACGAGCACCAGCCCCTCCGGCAACATGCTTCAGACGCCTAA